The nucleotide sequence ATgcatgtgtgtatatatatgcaACTTCAACTTAATTTATTGACAGAACTTTTTACAGAATTTTTTTTGTGCAAAACAAAGCTGTCACACAAGATGACTAACTGGAAACCTCAGTTGTTACATTAAAACTACTATGctatgttttataaaatgtgAGTTACATCTATACTTTTTAGATTGGTTTTACTGATGTCGCCTATTCACTTATTCAATAATTCTTCTGCTTTTCTAACCTTTGGGTTATTTCAATGGCAATAAATGCAGGACTACTTTGTCTAACAACATTTACATGGAAAGGCAGATTTATGGGCTTTGTCGAACCATATCAATCTTGAGAGTAATTCAGAAGTTTGTCATACGCATGCTATgttgcaacaaaaaaaaagctGGCAAGATAAGTGGTCTTGAATAGGTGCTTAAAGGGTTCAGCTGTTGGAAAGTTCAGCCTTCTACATTTGTCCCATCACCTCCCTCTGAGTGTCATGTCGCAAAGTTAAGAGGCTCTAAACTCCCAACCCCTCCACTTGATCTTCCCAAAAGTTCTCTTTAACCCACATGCTGACTCCTTTTCTACCCTGCCTCCGAGGTACTCTACCCACTCACCACTTGCTCCTGTTGTGCCATGTTTCCACCCAGCCCAACCATCTTCCCTTTGATGTAATTTTCTCCCTAGTTGCCTTTCATACCATAATCTCTCCTTTTTTCATGCCTGATTCTCTCTTTAACATCAGGCAGCAATTTCCTCTTACATGAAAACCACCGATGTCAAATAGCTAAAGAACTTATTAACATGAGGGTGAGGCAATAGCATACGAACTTAAGACACTTGCATATTGGGGTGTGCAATCAATTATTGGTTGATGGCTCAATTGGATGTGCCAAGGGTCAATTTGGAGCAGGGCTATATTCAAACTAAGATACTTCAATTATCATGAGACCCCTAAGTGAAACTTTCCTTTTTCATGGTTGTGTTATGGCAGTTGTAAGAACTAATAATTTCCTCCACTTGATGGCAGCATTGCCCTTTGGCATTTTGATTTTCTAATAAGTTTGCATGAAAATATCCCCAGGTTTTTCTAATCATGAGGGGATTCAGATTTGCCTCAGGACAAGTCTCATTGTCTCCAGGAAGCATCAAACTGTGTCAGATTGTCAACTGCAGTGTAAGTTCATTTCATCAAACAATCCAAGGTCAATTAGTCAATCTTCTTGGTCTTAATAACATGAGTTCATTTTCTACCTTTTGGGTAGAGATATTGGTGACCATTGTGATTACCAGCGGCAAACCAAACCACTGATAGCTATCTCAAGCAATCTCATCACCTTTCCACATAGAGGACTAGGGAAAATCAAGTAGCAATTCCAATGTAATAATTGGATATTGAACAACAGGGTCAATCTTGTCATCTGATACATAGTGTGTCAGTTGTCCCTTGAAACAGAAATTGGCGGACATCTCATTTCTTGAGAATCAATTagttatgataattttttgacAGTTATCTTTGTGAGGCTTAAAGCATATCACTTGCCTGACTATTATCAGTTGTTTGGTGTCTATCAGGCTGTGATGATTATTGCTACCAGCGCATGAAGAGACAGGGGAAACCTGTTGTATTGTCATCTAAATTGAGGTTTAATCTGGTCTCATTGAAATGACAACATGCATACAGGCTATCAGTCTGTAATTGCTCTGTGGAGTCCCCTATTCATACCAGTTCAGGGTATTCATGATATTCACCTGGCAGTTTGAGTGGAGGAATGTTAAGCTGGTATGGCATGTTCATTTAGGACTTGATGGAAGAATGTTGCTACCTTAAGACCAATGAGTTGTATTTCAATTATGATTATGGGAACTTTGCAATTGGTGAAACAGTTGATGAAAAACAAAGTTGCTCTTGTCCAGCATGTTAATGTGTGTATTTATTTCGTTTTCCACTTTGATGATATCTTGAGGGACTTGAATGCCATGAGCTGTTGTGCATTTGTCTCTGCATTTTATGGAAAGCCTTTTGTCTGTAATTGGTGTTATTAACTTGTAATGAATGTAATACATTTCTATGTGTCCATTCTAAGCCTACTGGTGGAAATACCGAAGCATTACTTGCTTGCTATTGAATTTAACTAGAATTATCTGCTTTTCAAGTTGGTGAGTTTAGTTAGATGAGCTGGCTCTTCCTATGGACAGGGAGTTTCTCTTTTATTGCTTTTCCATAAATGGCAAGTCCCAAATAAAAGTGAACCTGCTGTTCCAGTAGCTAACATGACATGCCTTCCAAAAAAGTTCCCATTATTACTCGGTGGGGTTTTCTCTTAGTTCCAGGCTTACCAATCTGTGTCTCATTTTTGTGTCAAAATTCATAGGATCTGATTTAGCTTCTCCCCTCAAGCAATGCTAACCACCACCTTACAAAAGACCAAAATTTCAATGATTTCTTTCTTTACTATTATTTTACTGGTGCCAACTTTCCTGAACCCTCTTCATTCCAGATTCTCCAAACTTCACAAGTTCTCACTGAGATTTAGGATTATGAATCTTGCTGGAGATCCCTTAAAGCAAGCAATGGTCTACCAAAATCCACAGCATCAGTATTTTGTGGGTGATAAATGATTCATTATGAAACTTGCTGGGTCCCTTGGATATTGTGATAAATGAAAGATTCATTGTATCATTCATCATGTATTGTTCAACGCAGGTCTTGGACTCTAAAGTTTGTTGTGGTTTAATGTAGAGACTTGACATTTGGAAAGGGTGAAGCATCGTTAATCAACCCGGTCTACCACCCCTTTTCCTTAAATTCTAAGGATGAGGATAAAAGAGAAGATAAAAAGACTGAGAAGAAGCATGAGATTGCACATGGCAAGCTGGTCCTATCAGGTTTAAGAATAGTGAGTTTCCCTTTTCTAACCACTTTAATCAACACTTGAATTCATAGGTTGCTTCTTTAAGGGCCTTTCCTTTTCCTCAGATGGGAAATCTCCAAGAATATCATTCTTCTGTGAATCTAAGCTCTCAAGagcttctattttttttttttttttttggtctaaaACAGGTCTGGTTGTTCCACAATTGCAGTGAACTCCATCTTGAGCTGTAGAATCACTAATGCCTGGGCAATTCCTGAGAACTTCTGTCTGAGTACCATTCCATTTTCAACCTTTTAGAACAAAGAGGCTGTTTAGTTTGATTGTTATTTTCAATCTTCCTCTGTGAAACCATTAAAATGTCTTATCTTTTAGCTTGTAATTTGGTTGATGAAATGCCTTCTCATTTCCCCTTTTTCATATAGAATTAAAAGAGGTCTGGCATCAAAAAGCTAAAATGCCAGCTCAAAAAGATGCATCTTCACATACTCTCTGAGTCAGCTTAAAGAAAGAAGTAACATATGGTACCTGTTAggattgaataattgaactgcTGACCAAATATATAATACATATGTATATGTGTCTAACTGTATTTAACCAAATACACCTTTCTTGTGATATCTTGGGGAATTGAACAAAAGAAGAATAGGTCCTTCTTACCATAGCTTTTCAGAAATGGCCGAACACATCATCTCAGACTGTTTTTAAATAaggtcattttttcaaaaagctCATAACTGCGCCTTTATTCATGTTGATGAGCAATGGACGAGTCATCAACTAGAACTTGAAGATTCACACCCACTATTTCTATCCCTTTAAATGCACCTGCATTTTGCAGGTTTTGATCAACCTCAAAGTGTTTCTTCAATCTCTTGAAAGTAGAGTGTTCCAGACTTACGTGTTGCAGATAACTGACAAGGCAGCTGGAGATACAGATACCGAATTGCGGCACTTCTAACAATATGAAGAACCAACTCCAAGAACACATTATTGGAATCCCAGTCAGCTGCCAATATGATAAGCCATCTCCTTCAAATGTATCTGGGGCAGTCATCCCAAGTAAaactctctctctgtctcttgCTCTTCACTTTGCTTATCAGTTTTAGTCATAAACGACTTCAAAATGGAAGTTGTTTTACCAATGGGGTTGTCTTGAAATTGcagaaaaaatgaattcaatgaATTATAGGATGAACAACAGCAGGAAGAAGGCAGACAATGTTGTGGATGGAGTCCGAGAGCATGGTAAGTTTGTAACTGTTTCTTTTTTGCTGCAGTTTATTTAAGAATTGTGAACATCCTGATTTTAACCATCTTTCATTTATAAAACTGCAGTGAGATTAGGGCTTAAGTTCTCTGAAACTGTGAAGGGAAAGTTGAGCTTGGGGGCTAGGATTCTTCAACTTGGGGGAGTGAAGAGAGTTTTCAGGCAAAATTTTGGTGCTAGAGAAGGAGAAAAGCTATTGAAGGTTTCCCAATGCTATTTATCGACAACAGCAGGCCCTATAGCTGGCCTCCTCTTTATCTCCACTCAAAGAGTTGCCTTTTGTAGTGAAAGATCAATCAAATTTTCTTCTCCAAATGGTGAATTAGTTGGAATCCATTACAAGGTGGGTTACTCGCCTAACTCTCTCTATGTCAATCCATCTCCCTTTCCATGATTTTTGGACATCTAagtaaattctttttcttttgtgcaGGTCTCTATCCCACTAAGAAAGATTAAGAGGGCCAACCAAAGCGAGAATATGAAAAAGCCATCTCAAAAGTACATGGAAATTGTTACTATGGATAACTTTGAGTTCTGGTTTATGGGATTCTTGAATTACCAGAAAGCTTTCAGCTATCTTCAACAGGCAATCTCTCAAGTGCAGAATCCAGTCCAAGGTGATTCAATCCAATAAGTTCTTCCCTCCTGCTTCAAAAAATGTATTTACACAAACCTGATAAAGCTCTGCACAGTTGAAGGCTTTgtacaaatatgtttttttgttaatgaGAAATGATCTTCAATTCTTCAACCCTTATTTTCTACTCAGTCATTGAACAAGTTCTTCCCAAGTGATAATTGTGCTAGTACTTGAGTAGCTTGGGGAGATGAAATCTTTCATCTCCCTGGggttctcaacaaccaaacacaaTTTGCTGAAACTGTGGTAAGATTGGGGGCTAAGATATCTGAACTGTGAAACAGAAGTTGAGCTTGGGGCCAAGGATTCCTCAAATTGGAGGATTACGATAGTTTTCATGCAAATTTTCAGCGTTGAAAAAGAAGCTGTTGAAGGATTCTGACTTGAGTTTTATGGGGTTTGTGAATTATCAGAAAGCTTTCAATTATCTTCAACAAGCAATCTTTCAAGCCTAGAATCCACTATAAAAGAAAAGCGGTTCAAGCCAATACATTTCTTCCCTCTGCTTCATCTGCTGATATGCTTAGCAAGAGCCCAACAAAGCTCCAaacatgcatttttttaaaCGTTGCTTTTCCATAAGTAGATAGAATCAGTCACTCTAGGGTAGTTCACTGGTAGCCATGGCTTTTGATCtttcaaaacaatatttaaCATCCTCATCCTTTAGACATCTAGAATTCACAAGTTCTCCCTGAGACTGAAAAGGGTTCAGAAGAATTCAACTAGTAATCATTCCTCCACACCCTTCCGTAAGTTTGTTGAAGTTGCTCTTGCCCAGACCTAAATAGAAGGTAATGCTACCATTGTCATTGTCTGTAAGACTGTAACTAATACCTATGTTTCCATTCTTCTTGGCAACTGCTCCCATGAGTGTCtaaacttcaaattaacagGGCTGGAATTGGCATATACAGCAGGCCATATAGACACTTTAAGGGCTGCAAATCCTGGTTTGATATATGCTGGAGAGGCAGATTACGTCAAATTTTTCCGTCAGCCATGCTACAGCACTAAGAACTCCCAGATTATGTCAAAACcaacataaaattttttaacatcacCTACAAACCTCATTagtttttaactaaaacattgGTGTATTTTATCAACAAAGAGGACAATGTTTCCCTTCATATTTTATCAACAAAGAGGTGGGACTAAGTATTGACCACCCCAACATTGGATCCACAATTTTTCTGCAACTCTTAAAAATACAGTGGTTCAAACACTAGATTCCAAGCAAGACTTGGGAGCAATGGTAAATGAAGCAAGACCTAGGAACAATTCAAGCAAAATTAGGAGTGACCCCCAAAACAAATAGTTGAAAATGGAAATACTAATATGACAATGAATTTTCATTGAATGAATGCTGATTACAAATTTACAGTTTGTAAGAATTCTTCGTGTCGATGATTATATTCACAACCTACTAAAAGCCTCTATACAGTTTTCAATAGAAATATCATGAACATGAAGGAACAAAACAAGAAACAGAGAATGGCTTTCTGGAGATGACAGCTGCCTTCCATCATTCAGGATGCCAATGAAGTTGGCTCCGCCTGCCATTTCCAAACATCAACTTGTCCAGTTCCATCCCCAGTGAAAAAAAGTTCCCCAGGACCTATTTGAATTTCTCAGACTTCTTCTTTTGCAAATATCCTGGCCCTCTCGGTGAATCTATGgcataacaaataaaattagtccACCAAGAAGCAAGGAAGAATAATGGACTTATGAAGAGAAATACAACGTAAAAAGTAATGTTTATACTCACGATGGTAATTCATATAGCCGAACAGAATTGTCATTGCAAGAGCACAACAGTATTGGTTTTCCTTCTGAAACGTTCATACCAAAAAGAGCAAGCACACCCTGTAACAAGAAGCAGAATATAACAGATATATCACCATTATTGCTCACATTCCCTTgataaattaagatataaaaagaaatgaatgacAATAACTTACATGTCCTTCATTATGTGTATAGGTCACATCCAAGTTGCCACCTTCAGTAGCAAACCAAACCTAAACCAAAACAAGAATCAGAACCTATTTCTGCTGAAGTTGCTCAATGAAACTGGTTTTCAAGTGCTATTTTTCCAATCCACATACTTTGTATAGCTTCGACAATTTTTCAGTTTTCACAAAATtggaaatgataaaataaacaCCCTTGTTATAAAAACTCAAGCTGACATATTTCCAAACCACTCTGCatagaaaaatgatataatagtACAGAAAAGAGCTTAATTAAACCGACTCTTATTGTATTGTCCATGGAACCAGAATATAGCCTCCCACCACCTACTGAGAGCGAAACCACAGCACCATTGTCGCCTCCCAATGTTGTAGCCAGCTCAAATGCATTGGTTTCCTTTTTGGGTTTCCATGCATATATAGTGCCATTCTGCAgcaccaaaaattaaaaataagatataacTTTGTAGTGTGACCCCAGCATGTTGAAAtagtgaaagagaaaaaaaaagaggttggACTCAAATGTGCACATTCTTTCACACTGCCATTTTCAGGTTGTAAAGCAGGATTGGAAGTTGGACTCCATTAGTCATTTACAGGCGTCAGATGATGTACCAAATCATTACCATTCCTGAGAGCAGGACACAGAAAGTCACACTAGGTATAAGGAGTGATCAAGAAATTTACTGCACCAAGTACCTTGATGTGCCCATTAAGCTCGGCCAACTCAAAAACCCCATGGCCCTTAAACCATGAATGGAGATACCGGCACTTATCTGCCTCCACACAATTTCCATGTAGCCAGTACTTGCAGACCCCATCTCCAATTACTTTTTGTGTAATTCCATTTCCAGAGCTACTTCCTGCTCTTGTTGCACTTGATGAACACCTTAGATTAGTTGAGTCCCATTCACCCTTCTGTTTAGAATAGAGACTCCTCTCCCTGTTGTTTCCATGGGATTGATTTGAAGCTAATGAAAACTTTGGAGTTGTTGAACCTGATGACCTCTGCAGAGTTTTGAAGTTGAAGCACTCTTCAAATCAGAGTCGGGATTCCTCTGCCAGCAGTTTTTGCGGAACTGATTTGAAATTTGATAGTGAGCGTTTTGAGGCAAGTCTTGGTGCAGGAACCTAAAAGGGTTTCTGTTGCACCTCCCACGAGCCAAAAGGAACAAACCATGTTGTTCACATGTCTTCCTCCCCTTTTATCTTTGTCTTTGTCTCCAACCAATCTTGATGGCTTGATGTCCATGGCTACATCACAAAAAAATACATAGGTAGAACATATAAGTTTGCTGCACCAAACACAACCTTCAAAACCCCAATATCAACATCGAGAAACCCCTTAAATCTTTGACCCTCAGAAATCCATCACGAACAGC is from Vitis riparia cultivar Riparia Gloire de Montpellier isolate 1030 chromosome 10, EGFV_Vit.rip_1.0, whole genome shotgun sequence and encodes:
- the LOC117924366 gene encoding GEM-like protein 4; its protein translation is MKNQLQEHIIGIPVSCQYDKPSPSNVSGAVIPKKMNSMNYRMNNSRKKADNVVDGVREHVRLGLKFSETVKGKLSLGARILQLGGVKRVFRQNFGAREGEKLLKVSQCYLSTTAGPIAGLLFISTQRVAFCSERSIKFSSPNGELVGIHYKVSIPLRKIKRANQSENMKKPSQKYMEIVTMDNFEFWFMGFLNYQKAFSYLQQAISQVQNPVQGDSIQ